Genomic window (Niallia sp. Man26):
ACCAAAAGGGGATAGTAGTCGTTAGGCTACTATCCCCTTTTTTTTGAAATTCATCGCGGAAGTTTACTTCTTTCTTTTTATGATTTAAGATATTAAGTAAGGTACCAAGTCTGAATTTAGGGGTGATAAAGTGCAAAAATCTAATGTAATTAGTCAATTTGCAGACTGGCTTGAAACAGAAGGCAAATCTGTTAACACCGTCACTACTTATCAACGTGAAATGAAAAAATTTCAAGACTGGCTCTACAAATATCCTACTTATTTAGAGAACATATCTCAGCAAGATGTTCAAAATTATCTCTCTTTTTTAGAGCAGCAGGGGAAAAGTCCAATAACTATTGATAAAATACTTGGTTCTATTAGAACCTTCGCTAAGTTCTTGAGACGTCCAGAAATAATTTTAGATATTAAAGTTATGCCTATAGAAAAAAAGGGAGAATTAGAAATTTTAACATCTTTTGAGTACAATCAGCTGCTTCAAAAAGTTAAAAAAGATGGGCATGGAAGAAATATAGCTATCGTTTATTTATTGCTCCATACAGGTATTAGAGTATCTGAATTATGTTCTTTAAATAAGTCGAATATTGATCTTATAAAAAAGCAGTTAATCGTTAAAAATGGAATAACTGGTGAAGAGAGATTTATTCCATTGTCAGAAGAAGCTAAGGAATATCTTCATAAATACTGTGATTCGTTTAACAGTGATGAAGCTTTATTTACTTCAAGATCTAATGAGCGGCTAACAGAAAGATCAATTCAATATATGTTGAAGAAGTATAATGTTCATCCACATAAATTAAGACATACTTTCTGTCAAAAGCTTATAGATAAAGGCGTTGGCTTGGAAATTGTTTCAAAATTAGCTGGTCATAAAGATATAAATGTAACTAAAAGATATGCAAAATCCAGGATGAAACAATTAGAATTAGAAGAGGCGATACAAAAAACTTTTATTAGCGATACGCTAGGGTGAGTTGTTTATTTAGTATTTACCCAAATTAATTTTTATAATACCAATGTCAAATGGACTATTAAATAGAATTCGTAAGAAAGATGAAGTAAATAAGAGATTGTTCTTATCAATTTTAGTCCTTTTTTTGATTATTTCCCGAAGGGAAAAAGACGGAATTTGCCCGAATATGGCCGGATTCCGTCTTTTGTTTGGGGTGCTGCTTTGGATAAGATGCATTATGTTAACTGCAGATAAAATAATTCTACGCACTCAAATATTGGATGCACAAAATTATTCTTTAATCTTATTTAGATATTTCTCTAATGCTTCTTCAATTAAAATATAGATGTTTTTTTCTTGCAATAAAGATTGCATTTTTAATTCTCTATGTAAGTCTGTTCTTAAATCAAAAGATACTCGTTTTCTTATTAACTTTTTTTCCTGCTCAAATGTTTTCTCTTCAATAATTTCTTCAGCTAAAGCTTGTGATGGCGTAATTTGCTTTTGAAGCCGCTTCAAATTTTTAATATCATTTACTTTGGACACGATCTATCAACTCCTTATAAAATTGCTCATATTGTAGTAAAGCCGGTTTTAACTCTGAGTTTTTATTGAATCCATATAAAGCTAAACGACCAATAGGAGCTCTTCTATTAATAACAGTTTTAAATACTTCGTTAGGATAATCTTCTGTAATCATTTCATTAAATGCTTTGGCATCACTTCTTCTTAAGTCATTTAATGTTCTTAAAATTCCTATTACCTCAGTACCTCTATTTCCATGTTTTTTAGCACTGGCGACGGATTCCATGAAGTTAGGAATTGCTGAGTAGCACCAGTTAGAACACTCAAACAACACTACTACATATTCACTAGCACATAATGCATTAGTTGTTTGTTCTGACAATGACGGTGGTGTATCAATAATAATGAAATCATACTCACTTCTTATATCATCTAAACTTTGATCTAGAATTAAACTAGGTATTCCTTTGAAAGGAATACTATCACCTTTATATGTTCTTCCCGTATAAATCCATCTTGGAAAAGTAGCTAAAAAATTAGTAGCAGGAAGTAAATCTAAATTTTTCCCTATAGGTAGGATGTAATCTTTCATATTTTGATTCTGCATTGCTTCTAGTATTGATTTTCCTACAAATTCATTAGAAGGTTGATTAGATATTAATTCAGTTAAATTACCTTGAGAATCCATATCTATGGCTAACACCTTATAGCCATCTCTGCTTAATAAATATGCTAGTATTCCAGCAGTAGTGGATTTCCCGCAACCACCTTTTTGTATTCCCATTGTAATAGTAATAGCCAAAACCACGCCTCCTTCCAACGTTGTTTTCTTCTTTTATTTATATAAACCTTTCTAGAAAAATAATTGAAATCCTTTAATATATATAAAATATAACAACTTTATTAGCAGAACTATTAATTCATTATTTTAAATAGACAGAAATAATGAAAAATTAATCATTCACCAAGTATTGTTTTGATTGTTTTATCATATATTGTTTTTATTGTTTTTATTGTTTTTATTGTTTTCAGAGGCTTAAAACTCTTATGTACCAAGGGTTCAGAGACCTTAACTATAACAAAAACTGAGTAAACTATAACAAAAACTGAGTAAACTATAACAAAAACTGAGTAAACTATAACAAAAACTGAGTCTTAACTATAACAAAAACTGAGTAAACTATAACAAAAACTGAGTAAACTATAACAAAAACTGAGTAATTTCCGAAAACTGATTCTGAATTTTCGGAAATATAACCTGAAGTAGACGCTCCTTTGCATTCTTTGTTATATTTTAGAATGATCATTAAAAAGGAGTTTTGATATGGGATCCAAAATAAGCGCGGACAACTTAATTACAAAATCAAATCAGCTTATTGAAGCAGCATATAAATTAACTGAGATAGAACAAAAAATCATCTTAACACTTATTAGTTTAGTGCAACCGAATGATAAGGAGTTTCAATCTTACACTTTTACAATAAAAGATTTCATTAAATTGATTGGCGGTAATAGTAATACGAGATATAAGGAACTAGAAGAAATTACGAGAAATATGTTAGCTAAAATTTATGAAATTAGGTTCGAGGAAAGATTGGTACAAGTTCAATGGTTATCCCAAGCTGATTACAACTATAAAAAAGGGACCATTGAGCTTACACTCCATAAATTTCTTACCCCATATTTATTAGAATTGAAAAAGGAGTTTACATCTTATCATTTAAAAAATGTAAGTAAACTAAAGGGACATTATTCTATAAGGATATACGAGCTACTAAAGCAATATGAACGTTTAAAAGAAAGAACTTTCAATATGGAAGATCTTAGACATAAGTTAGGGGCAACAAATATATATCCTGCTTACGGGAATTTTAAGCAACGAGTATTACTGCCTTCTCAAAAACAGATAAACAAAAAATCAGATATTACATTTGAATTTCAAGAGATTAAACAAGGAAGAGCTGTTAAAGAAATTAAATTCTTTATAAAACCTAAAGATTCCATTATTCAACCTCTACCAGTTCCGATATCTAATTCCATTAAAACTGAAGTGTTAAATACAGAAGAACTTGAAAAAGATCTTTTTGTTGTTTCTAAAAATGATATTAATGATATCAAAAGTTTGGCGAATGATTTAGGTTTCAAAGTACCGAATAAAACTATACAAAACTGGTTGGAGTATGGGAAAAGAAATGTAATTCAAGTAATGGAGTCAATTAGAGATAATTATAAAATAGAAAATCCAATAGGATTTATCACATACAAGTTAAAGAATGAGATAAGTAACGAAATTATTGAAGTGGATCCTGTTAATGATGCTATTCAAGATTTTATAAAGAGCCATATACCAAAGCGTAAAATTAAAAGAGTAGAATTTTTAACAGACTGGATGATGAAGAATGAGGCTTTGCAAACATTTATTAAATATATGAATGAAGATGATGCTTTAAATTTATGGAATTCAAAGAAGGAAGCAATAATGAAGGAATTGAATGATCGTAGGGGAAAAATGATGTTAAATTAAAAAGAACAAAAACCAGTATGGTTTTTGTTCTTTTTAATTATTAATACTTGTTTAATTAACTACTATTGCTATAAA
Coding sequences:
- a CDS encoding tyrosine-type recombinase/integrase, whose translation is MQKSNVISQFADWLETEGKSVNTVTTYQREMKKFQDWLYKYPTYLENISQQDVQNYLSFLEQQGKSPITIDKILGSIRTFAKFLRRPEIILDIKVMPIEKKGELEILTSFEYNQLLQKVKKDGHGRNIAIVYLLLHTGIRVSELCSLNKSNIDLIKKQLIVKNGITGEERFIPLSEEAKEYLHKYCDSFNSDEALFTSRSNERLTERSIQYMLKKYNVHPHKLRHTFCQKLIDKGVGLEIVSKLAGHKDINVTKRYAKSRMKQLELEEAIQKTFISDTLG
- a CDS encoding ParA family protein; translated protein: MAITITMGIQKGGCGKSTTAGILAYLLSRDGYKVLAIDMDSQGNLTELISNQPSNEFVGKSILEAMQNQNMKDYILPIGKNLDLLPATNFLATFPRWIYTGRTYKGDSIPFKGIPSLILDQSLDDIRSEYDFIIIDTPPSLSEQTTNALCASEYVVVLFECSNWCYSAIPNFMESVASAKKHGNRGTEVIGILRTLNDLRRSDAKAFNEMITEDYPNEVFKTVINRRAPIGRLALYGFNKNSELKPALLQYEQFYKELIDRVQSK
- a CDS encoding replication initiation protein, producing MGSKISADNLITKSNQLIEAAYKLTEIEQKIILTLISLVQPNDKEFQSYTFTIKDFIKLIGGNSNTRYKELEEITRNMLAKIYEIRFEERLVQVQWLSQADYNYKKGTIELTLHKFLTPYLLELKKEFTSYHLKNVSKLKGHYSIRIYELLKQYERLKERTFNMEDLRHKLGATNIYPAYGNFKQRVLLPSQKQINKKSDITFEFQEIKQGRAVKEIKFFIKPKDSIIQPLPVPISNSIKTEVLNTEELEKDLFVVSKNDINDIKSLANDLGFKVPNKTIQNWLEYGKRNVIQVMESIRDNYKIENPIGFITYKLKNEISNEIIEVDPVNDAIQDFIKSHIPKRKIKRVEFLTDWMMKNEALQTFIKYMNEDDALNLWNSKKEAIMKELNDRRGKMMLN